One Lolium rigidum isolate FL_2022 unplaced genomic scaffold, APGP_CSIRO_Lrig_0.1 contig_8291_1, whole genome shotgun sequence genomic window carries:
- the LOC124682295 gene encoding xyloglucan endotransglucosylase/hydrolase protein 31-like: protein MWTEAHMPGAAAVACPAPQNPTTSIPLLCSLLSIMASECESGDAMTQHGQHEHLRPDGTEPLSRIAVDYTPDACHHARATGEIHVTYDHRGGARWRSPCRFLPGGAVAAAVRAPAGDTAGLNYNLYLSSLEGSPDMDEIDFEFLGGDKRAVQTNFYVGGCGGREMVHELPFDSSDGFHHYAVAWGADAIEWRVDGELVRREERGNDGEPWPEKPMFLYASLWDASGIDEGRWTGTYHGRDAPYVCSYRDVRVPFALSVTEEEEECQDDANAAGTICSAAAVAEVDAGAGED, encoded by the coding sequence ATGTGGACGGAGGCGCACATGCcgggcgcggcggctgtcgcctGTCCGGCACCACAAAACCCCACCACCTCCATCCCACTCCTCTGCAGTCTCCTGTCCATCATGGCGTCGGAGTGCGAGTCCGGCGACGCCATGACGCAGCACGGCCAGCACGAGCACCTCCGCCCCGACGGCACGGAGCCGCTATCCCGCATCGCCGTGGACTACACCCCGGACGCGTGCCACCACGCGCGGGCCACCGGCGAGATCCACGTCACCTACGACCACCGCGGCGGCGCGCGCTGGCGCTCCCCGTGCCGCTTCCTCCCGGGCGGCGCCGTGGCGGCGGCCGTCCGCGCACCCGCGGGGGACACCGCGGGGCTCAACTACAACCTCTACCTCTCCTCCCTGGAGGGGTCCCCGGACATGGACGAGATCGACTTCGAGTTCCTCGGCGGCGACAAGCGCGCCGTGCAGACCAACTTCTACGTCGGTGGTTGCGGCGGGAGGGAGATGGTCCACGAGCTCCCGTTCGACTCCTCCGACGGGTTCCACCACTACGCCGTGGCATGGGGCGCCGATGCCATCGAGTGGcgcgtcgacggggagctggtcCGGCGGGAGGAGCGGGGCAATGACGGGGAGCCCTGGCCGGAGAAGCCCATGTTCCTGTACGCGTCCCTGTGGGACGCCAGTGGGATCGACGAGGGGAGGTGGACTGGCACCTACCACGGCCGCGACGCGCCCTACGTCTGCAGCTACAGAGATGTCAGGGTGCCCTTTGCACTGTCAGtcacagaagaagaggaagaatgcCAAGATGATGCTAATGCCGCCGGTACCATCTGCAGCGCTGctgctgtggcggaggtggatgCCGGAGCTGGCGAAGATTAG
- the LOC124682304 gene encoding S-adenosyl-L-methionine:benzoic acid/salicylic acid carboxyl methyltransferase 3-like, translated as MEPMNWGEGDTSYAHNSGIQNAEQNRMKPMIEAAIIDLCTSTSTLFPRNMVIADLGCSFGTNALVLVSTAIEAIHSYCIQFQRQPPEVCIFLNDLPDNDFNMVIKSLVTLRKINEPIVVASVTPGSFYERLFTSGSLHLVCSSSSLHWLSKAPEVLTRNHIPAYNIDEHARHEMLPMIHEAYAQQFKNDFTHFLKLRAKEFLSGGRMVISITGRHFDGMDSKLFHIWESIVQILSVMALEGVIDKAKYDSFYMPMYGPSSKELREIIQEEGSFSIKEMVVRGLTSGADSALFTPKLYMCQMRAVFEPLIVKHFGEVMEEFMRTAERQWSLDGILRDHLARLTWLCVSLTKS; from the exons ATGGAACCCATGAACTGGGGAGAAGGGGACACGAGCTATGCCCACAACTCTGGTATTCAG AATGCTGAGCAGAACAGGATGAAGCCCATGATAGAAGCCGCCATAATTGACTTATGCACAAGTACCAGCACCTTGTTTCCCCGAAATATGGTGATTGCCGACTTGGGTTGCTCCTTTGGAACAAACGCGCTAGTGCTGGTATCGACTGCCATCGAGGCCATCCACAGTTACTGCATTCAGTTCCAAAGGCAACCACCTGAAGTGTGTATATTCCTCAATGACCTTCCTGACAACGACTTCAACATGGTGATAAAGAGCTTGGTCACGCTCCGAAAAATTAATGAGCCTATTGTGGTGGCCAGTGTCACCCCAGGGTCATTTTACGAGAGACTCTTCACTAGTGGCTCATTACATCTTGTTTGCTCGTCCAGCAGCCTGCATTGGCTATCAAAG GCTCCAGAAGTACTAACAAGGAACCATATCCCAGCGTACAACATTGATGAGCATGCAAGACATGAAATGCTTCCTATGATCCATGAGGCTTATGCACAACAGTTTAAGAATGATTTCACACATTTCCTAAAGCTAAGAGCCAAAGAATTCCTCTCAGGAGGCCGGATGGTTATTTCTATTACAGGAAGGCATTTTGATGGAATGGACTCCAAACTATTTCACATATGGGAAAGCATAGTTCAGATTCTAAGTGTTATGGCCTTAGAG GGTGTGATTGACAAAGCTAAGTATGATTCCTTCTACATGCCAATGTATGGACCTTCCAGTAAAGAGCTTAGGGAGATCATCCAGGAAGAGGGCTCCTTTTCAATCAAGGAGATGGTAGTGCGCGGCTTAACAAGTGGTGCGGACTCTGCGCTCTTCACTCCAAAATTGTACATGTGCCAGATGCGAGCTGTGTTTGAGCCACTGATTGTGAAACATTTTGGGGAAGTCATGGAAGAATTTATGAGGACCGCAGAGAGACAATGGAGCCTGGACGGAATCTTGAGAGATCATCTTGCTAGATTAACATGGCTATGTGTATCACTCACCAAGTCCTGA